In Pseudomonas sp. PDNC002, the DNA window CGCGCAGCAGATCGTTGCCGCACTTCAGGCGTAGGCGCCGCGACGCAGGCCCTCTACCCAGCAGCGGCTGAGTTCCAGGCCGTCCGCGGCGCTGAAGGTGGTGGGATTCAGACACCACTCCAGCCACAGCCCGTCGAGCATGGCGGAGAGGCCGATGGCGGCCAGGCGCGGACGCGCCACCGTGAAGCCCTCGGCGCTGGCGAGGTCGCTGATGAGTTTTTCCAGGATCCCGAGGTACGTGTGGTAGCCGCGCTCGTGGGCTTCGTTCACCGGCGGCGAGTGGCGGATCAGGCTCCAGAACACCACCCAGGGACTGAGCAGGTCGGGGTCCAGCACCTGGGGCGAGAAGGAGCCGGTGAGGAAGGCTTCCATGCGTGCGGCGGGATCGCTGCCGACGGCGTCGACCTGCTGGTAGAGCGCCTGGGTCACTTCGCCGGCGAGGGTTTCGTAAGCCTGGGCGACCAGCGCGTCGATGCTGCCGAAGTGATGGTTCACCAGGCCCACGGCGACGCCGGCTTCCTTGGCAATGCGGCGCACGGAAATGCCCGCGTGGCCATCGGCGACCAGGCACTTGAGGCAGGCGCGTACCAGGTGGTCGCGACGTTCCTCGGAGGTGGCGCGCTGGGCTTTCTGGCGGGGCATATCCACGGTGCGACGTCCTTTTGCGGCGTGCCGGAAACCGGCGACTGGCTTCGATACTAGGAGGCGCCGACGAAGATTTCCATGGGCGATTCGGACAGAGGAGAGGACTTGATGATCGAGGATGTGTCCTTCAGCGTACCCGGTGACTCGGGCGCAGAGCTACGCGTTCTGGCGTGGCGTATCGATGGTGGCAAACCGGGGCCCAGGGTGCACCTGCAGGCCGGTGTGCATGCCGACGAGATCGCCGGGATGCTGGTGCTCCACGAACTATTGCCGCGCCTGCGCGAGGCCGCCGAGCGCGGGGCGCTCAATGGCAGCGTGACTGTGGTGCCGCAGGCTAATTCCATCGGCATCGGGCAGTTCCGCCAGGGGCGGATTCTCGGTCGCAACCACGACTCCACGTCGCGCAATTTCAACCGGGGCTTCCTCGCCTCGGCGGCGGCCACGGGGACGCTGGACAACCTTTCGTTGTGGCAGAAGCGCCTGGCCGAATTGGCGGCGCCGGCGGATATCGTGCTCGACCTGCACACCGACGACGAGGCGCTGCAATACGTCTATGTCCACGAGTGCTTCTGGCCCGGCGCGCAGGACCTCGCCGCGGCCCTCGGTGCGGAGT includes these proteins:
- a CDS encoding TetR family transcriptional regulator C-terminal domain-containing protein, yielding MDMPRQKAQRATSEERRDHLVRACLKCLVADGHAGISVRRIAKEAGVAVGLVNHHFGSIDALVAQAYETLAGEVTQALYQQVDAVGSDPAARMEAFLTGSFSPQVLDPDLLSPWVVFWSLIRHSPPVNEAHERGYHTYLGILEKLISDLASAEGFTVARPRLAAIGLSAMLDGLWLEWCLNPTTFSAADGLELSRCWVEGLRRGAYA